TTTTGACACAGCAAAAGCCTGGTTGGAAAGTGAAGGAATGGAAGCCATGGATGGGCCGATCAATTTTGGAGAACGAGATAAATGGTGGGGGCTTTTAGTGGATGGGTTTTCTGAGCCAAACTATAACATGCCTTGGAACTTTGGCTATTATCAGGAATTTTTTGAGAATTACGGCTTTCAGATTTATTTCAAGCAATACACCTATATGAGGCCTGTTCAGAATCTCGGTTTTGATGATAAAATGATCAAAAGGGCCAACCAGATCATTGCGGATCCAGATTATGAATTCAGATACATTAAGGGGAAGGAGCTACAGGAAAAGGCCCCGGAATACTTTAACACAGTGTATAATAAGGCTTGGGCTCGACATATGGGCAAGACCCTTGCTTTAAAAGAAACACAACTGATGTTCTCTAAAATGAAACCTATTTTAGATCCAAAGTTGATCTATTTTGGATTCTACAAAGGAGAACCGGTTTCAATGTTCATCCAAATTCCTGAAATCAACCAGATTTTTAAACATGTGAACGGGAAAATGGATTTACTGGGAAAATTGAAATTCCTTTGGTATAAAACATTCTCTCCACCCAATAAAATGCTGGGTTTGGTGTTTGGAGTAGTTCCAGAACATCAAGGTAAAGGGGTAGAAAGTGCGATGATCATTGCTTATGATAAAATGAGCAATCAGCCTTCTTTCCCTTATAAAACTATAGAGATGAATTGGATAGGTGACTTCAACCCTAAGATGATGCGCGTTTGTGAACAGTTATTGGCTGAAATCTATAAAACACATCATACTTATCGATATTTGTTTGATAGGACAAAGCCATTCGAACGACATAAGATATTTGATTGATTGCCTCTGGGAATCAAAAATGAAAAGCAACTCATGAGCTTTGACTGTAGAAGCTCATCAAACTTGAAATTCAAAAAAAAACTTTCCAACTATAATAATGAAGAAATACGACGTGACGGGCATAGGAAATGCCTTAGTAGATATTGAGTTTAAGGTAAACGACCAATTTTTTGAAGCCAATGGGGTGGAAAAAGGATTGATGACCCTGGTGGATGAGGATAGACAAAATGAACTCATGCAGGTAATTGACACCCAACAAGCAAAAAAGCAATGTGGAGGATCTGCGGGTAATACAGTGATCGCAATTAGTCAATTTGGCGGGAAGAGTTATTATTCATGTAAAGTTGCCAATGATGAGTTTGGGCATTTTTATATGAATGACATGAAAAATGCGGGGGTCAACCATAACCTCAATGAAAGCAATCTAGTGGAAGGGATCACGGGCAAATGTTTGGTGATGGTTACGGAAGATGCGGAGCGTACGATGAACACCTTCTTGGGCATTACGCAAACTTATTCGATTGATGACGTGAATGAATCGGCAATTAAAGATTCGAAATACCTTTATATTGAAGGGTATTTGATCACTTCCGAAAATGGAAAACAAGCGATGAAACATGCAAAGAAAATCGCGGAGCAAAATGGTGTGAAGGTGGCTTTGACTTTTTCTGATCCTGCTATGGTTAAGTACTTTAAAGACCCCATGACAGAGGTGATTGGTGCGAGTGTAGATATGCTTTTCACCAATGAAGAAGAAGCATTGATTTTTACGGGGAAGGATAATCTTTTGGAAGCCAGGGAAGAGTTGAAAAAAGTGGCTAAACACTTTGTGATTACCCAAGGTAAAAATGGAGCCATGATTTTTGACGGTGATACCTTCATTGATATTGAACCCTATGAAACTACGGCAATAGATACCAATGGAGCCGGAGATATGTTTGCGGGGGCATTTATGTATGGCATTACTAATGGACATAGTTATGCTTCCTCTGGTAAATTAGCTTCTATGGCCAGCTCAAAAATTGTAAGCCAATTTGGACCAAGACTTGAATGGCATCAAGCAAAGGATATTCTAAATCGCTTGAATCCTTGAAAATACAGACCGGGTTAAGCTTTTTGACCCGGTTTTTTTATTATTCTTTAACACCAGATGTTTCAAGAATTCAACTATATCTTATTTTTTAGTAGAATGTTTTAAATTAGGGAGCCCTGACAAGAAAATATCCATTTTAGTGTTCGTATTTGAACATTTAAACCTTTTCAATTAAAACTCGATTGAAATAATACACAGAATTTAATAACCCCA
This genomic stretch from Algoriphagus halophilus harbors:
- a CDS encoding adenosine kinase; this translates as MKKYDVTGIGNALVDIEFKVNDQFFEANGVEKGLMTLVDEDRQNELMQVIDTQQAKKQCGGSAGNTVIAISQFGGKSYYSCKVANDEFGHFYMNDMKNAGVNHNLNESNLVEGITGKCLVMVTEDAERTMNTFLGITQTYSIDDVNESAIKDSKYLYIEGYLITSENGKQAMKHAKKIAEQNGVKVALTFSDPAMVKYFKDPMTEVIGASVDMLFTNEEEALIFTGKDNLLEAREELKKVAKHFVITQGKNGAMIFDGDTFIDIEPYETTAIDTNGAGDMFAGAFMYGITNGHSYASSGKLASMASSKIVSQFGPRLEWHQAKDILNRLNP